In one Carettochelys insculpta isolate YL-2023 chromosome 6, ASM3395843v1, whole genome shotgun sequence genomic region, the following are encoded:
- the API5 gene encoding apoptosis inhibitor 5, which translates to MPTVEELYRNYGILADATETAGQHKDAYQVILDGVKGGAKEKRLAAQFIPKFFKHFPELADSAINAQLDLCEDEDVSIRRQAIKELPQFATGDNLPRVADILTQLLQSDDSAEFNLVNNALLSIFKMDAKGTLGGLFSQILQGEDIVRERAIKFLSTKLKTLPEEVLTKEVEELILTESKKVLEDVTGEEFVLFMKILSGLKSLQTVSGRQQLVELVAEQADLEQTFNPSDPDCVDRLLQCTRQAVPLFSKNVHSTRFVTYFCEHVLPNLSSLTTPVEGLDIQLEVLKLLAEMSSFCGDMEKLESNLKKLFDKLLEYMPLPPEEAENGENAGNEEPKLQFSYVECLLYSFHQLGRKLPDFLTSKLNAEKLKDFKIRLQYFARGLQVYIRQLRLALQGKTGEALKTEENKIKVVALKITNNINVLIKDLFHIPPSYKSTVTLSWKPVQKADAGQKRASEDTTSSSPPKKAPAGPKRDARQIYNPPSGKYSSNLGSFSYEQRGGFRGGRGRGWGGRGNRSRGRIY; encoded by the exons ATGCCCACCGTGGAGGAGCTTTACCGCAACTATGGGATCCTGGCTGACGCCACCGAGACCGCGGGGCAG CATAAAGATGCTTATCAGGTGATACTGGACGGCGTTAAGGGAGGTGCCAAGGAGAAGAGACTAGCAGCACAATTTATTCCGAAGTTCTTCAAGCATTTTCCTGAGCTAGCTGATTCAGCTATCAATGCCCAACTGGACCTCTGTGAGGATGAAGATGTTTCT ATCCGACGCCAAGCAATCAAGGAGCTGCCTCAGTTTGCTACAGGAGATAATCTTCCTCGGGTGGCAGACATACTGACCCAGCTTCTTCAGTCAG atgatTCTGCTGAATTCAACTTGGTAAACAATGCACTGCTAAGTATATTTAAGATGGATGCTAAAG GGACACTCGGAGGCTTGTTCAGTCAGATTCTTCAGGGAGAGGATATTGTGAGAGAACGAGCCATCAAGTTCCTTTCTACAAAACTCAAGACTCTGCCTGAGGAAGTGTTAACAAAAGAAGTAGAAGAGCTCATATTAACAGAATCAAAGAAG GTGCTTGAAGATGTGACTGGTGAGGAATTTGTCCTTTTCATGAAGATATTATCTGGCTTAAAAAGTTTACAGACAGTGAGTGGGAGACAGCAGCTGGTGGAACTGGTGGCTGAACAAGCTGACCTGGAGCAAACCTTCAATCCATCCGATCCAGACTGTGTGGACAGACTTTTGCAGTGCACTCGTCAGGCTGTGCCACTTTTTTCA AAAAATGTTCATTCTACAAGGTTTGTGACTTACTTCTGTGAGCATGTGTTGCCAAATCTCAGTTCCCTAACTACTCCAGTGGAGGGCCTTGATATCCAGTTAGAG GTATTGAAGCTGCTTGCTGAAATGAGTTCATTTTGTGGTGACATGGAAAAGCTAGAATCAAATTTGAAGAAGCTTTTTGATAAATTACTG GAGTACATGCCACtccctccagaggaagcagagaatGGTGAAAATGCTGGCAATGAAGAGCCCAAGTTACAGTTCAGTTATGTGGAGTGTTTGTTATACAGCTTTCATCAGCTGGGGCGAAAGCTTCCAGACTTCCTCACATCCAAGCTCAATGCTGAGAAATTGAAAGACTTCAAAATCAG GTTACAGTATTTTGCCCGAGGATTGCAGGTTTATATACGACAGCTTCGTCTGGCACTTCAAGGAAAAACAGGTGAAGCCTTAAAAACAGAAGAG AACAAAATTAAAGTGGTTGCCTTGAAAATAACTAATAACATCAATGTTTTAATAAAG GACCTTTTCCACATTCCCCCTTCTTACAAGAGCACAGTTACGCTGTCTTGGAAACCTGTACAAAAGGCTGATGCAGG TCAAAAAAGAGCTAGTGAAGATACAACCTCAAGTTCACCACCGAAGAAAGCTCCAGCAGGACCAAAAAGGGATGCCAGGCAAATATACAACCCACCTAGTGGTAAATACAGTAGCAACCTGGGCAGCTTTTCTTACG AGCAGAGAGGTGGTTTTCGTGGTGGCCGAGGAAGAGGTTGGGGAGGACGAGGTAATCGCAGTCGAGGAAGAATCTATTGA